In Aspergillus luchuensis IFO 4308 DNA, chromosome 1, nearly complete sequence, the following are encoded in one genomic region:
- the prp8 gene encoding U4/U6-U5 snRNP complex subunit PRP8 (BUSCO:EOG092600NM;~COG:A;~EggNog:ENOG410PHSR;~InterPro:IPR012337,IPR037518,IPR043173,IPR043172, IPR027652,IPR019582,IPR012984,IPR019580,IPR012591, IPR019581,IPR042516,IPR012592,IPR021983,IPR000555;~PFAM:PF08083,PF10598,PF10596,PF12134,PF08084, PF10597,PF08082;~go_component: GO:0005681 - spliceosomal complex [Evidence IEA];~go_function: GO:0003723 - RNA binding [Evidence IEA];~go_function: GO:0005515 - protein binding [Evidence IEA];~go_function: GO:0008237 - metallopeptidase activity [Evidence IEA];~go_function: GO:0017070 - U6 snRNA binding [Evidence IEA];~go_function: GO:0030623 - U5 snRNA binding [Evidence IEA];~go_function: GO:0070122 - isopeptidase activity [Evidence IEA];~go_process: GO:0000398 - mRNA splicing, via spliceosome [Evidence IEA]) has protein sequence MASLPPPPPPGWGASAPPSMPLAPPPPGYQPPADPTVAKFAQKKNEWLRTQRNRFGEKRKGGFVETQKADMPPEHLRKIVRDIGDVSQKKFSNEKRSYLGALKFMPHAVLKLLENMPMPWESAREVKVLYHVNGCLTLVNETPRVIEPVFHAQWATMWVCMRREKSDRRHFKRMRFPPFDDEEPPLSWSENIEDVEPLEPIQMELDESEDAPVYEWFYDHRPLLDTPHVNGPSYKSWNLTLPQMATLYRLSHQLLSDVVDQNYFHMFDLNSFFTAKALNVAIPGGPRFEPLYKDIDPNDEDFSEFNAIDRIIFRAPIRTEYRVAYPFLYNTLPRSVKVSWYSHPQVVYVRTDDPNLPAFYFDPVINPISSRSVAPKNITVSHEDEIFGEGNNEDDFELPGDFEPFFSDEELYTPDTASAIALWWAPHPFNKRSGKMVRAQDVPLVKQWYLEHCPQGQPVKVRVSYQKLLKTFVLNELHKKKPKAQNKQNLLKTLKSTKFFQQTTIDWVEAGLQVCRQGFNMLNLLIHRKNLTYLHLDYNFNLKPVKTLTTKERKKSRFGNAFHLMREILRLTKLIVDAQVQYRLGNIDAFQLADGILYAFNHVGQLTGMYRYKYKLMHQIRSCKDLKHLIYYRFNSGPVGKGPGCGFWAPAWRVWLFFMRGIIPLLERWLGNLLSRQFEGRHSKGVAKTVTKQRVESHFDLELRASVMADLMDMMPEGIKQNKVNTVLQHLSEAWRCWKSNIPWKVPGLPAPIENIILRYVKSKADWWISVAHYNRERIRRGATVDKTVAKKNLGRLTRLWLKAEQERQHNYLKDGPYVSSEEAVAIYTTMVHWLESRKFSPIPFPSVSYKHDTKILILALERLRESYSVKGRLNQSQREELALIEQAYDSPGTTLARIKRFLLTQRAFKEVGIDMNDNYSHINPVYDVEPIEKITDAYLDQYLWYQAEQRHLFPAWIKPSDSEVPPLLTYKWAQGINNLDNVWETADGETNVMIETELSKVYEKMDLTLLNRMLRLIMDHNLADYITSKNNVQLSYKDMNHTNSYGLIRGLQFSGFVFQYYGLMIDLLLLGLQRASEMAGPPASPNDFLQFRDRATETKHPIRLYTRYVDKIWVFLRFSADESRDLIQRFLTENPDPNFENVIGYKNKKCWPRDCRMRLMRHDVNLGRAVFWDLKNRLPRSITTIEWDDTFASVYSKDNPNLLFSMSGFEVRILPKCRNQNEEFSVKDSVWSLVDNSTKERTAHAFLQVTEEDIQKFNNRIRQILMSSGSTTFTKIANKWNTALIALFTYYREAAVSTVNLLDTIVKCETKIQTRVKIGLNSKMPSRFPPAVFYTPKELGGLGMISGSHILIPASDKRWSKQTDTGITHFRAGMSHDEETLIPNIFRYIIPWEAEFIDSQRVWMEYSQKRQEAQQQNRRLTLEDLEDSWDRGLPRINTLFQKDRSTLSFDKGFRLRAEFKQYQLMKSNPFWWTSQRHDGKLWNLNAYRTDVIQALGGVETILEHTLFKATAFPSWEGLFWERASGFEESMKFKKLTNAQRSGLNQIPNRRFTLWWSPTINRANVYVGFQVQLDLTGIFLHGKIPTLKISLIQIFRAHLWQKIHESVVMDLCQVFDQELQQLGIETVQKETIHPRKSYKMNSSCADILLFATNKWNVTRPSLLFDTKDVYEPTTTNKFWLDVQLRYGDYDSHDIERYVRAKYLDYTTDSMSIYPSATGLMIGIDLAYNLYSAYGQYFPGLKTLIQQAMAKIMKANPALYVLRERIRKGLQLYASESNQEFLNSQNYSELFSPQIQLFIDDTNVYRVTIHKTFEGNLTTKPINGAIFIFNPRTGQLFLKIIHTSVWAGQKRLGQLAKWKTAEEVAALIRSLPVEEQPKQLIVTRKGLLDPLEVHLLDFPNISIRASELQLPFQAAMKVEKLADMILRATEPQMVLFNLYDEWLKSISPYIAFSRLILILRALHVNIDKAKIILRPDKSVITQEHHIWPSLSDEDWMKVEVQLRDLILNDYGKKNNVNVQSLTSSEVRDIILGMEISAPSLQRQQAAEIEKQQEEQKQLTAVTTKTQNVRGEDIIVTTTSQYEQQSFASKTEWRTRAIATSNLRTRSNNIYISSDDVREEGYTYIMPKNVLKRFITIADLRVQVAGYLYGTSPPDNDQVKEIRTIVMIPQVGNTREVQLPQQLPQHDYLNNLEPLGVIHTISGNEPPYMSAMDVTQHARLMNAHSSWDKKTVTMTVSFTPGSVSLAAWGLTPQGYKWGAENRDTTSDQPQGFSTSMGEKCQLLLSDKIRGYFLVPEDNVWNYSFMGSSFGGVEKRPVYVKIDTPLRFYDEQHRPLHFQNFAELEDIWVDRSDNFA, from the coding sequence ATGGCATCAttgcctccccctccgcctccggGCTGGGGTGCGTCGGCGCCGCCGTCGATGCCGTtggctcctccgccaccgggATATCAACCGCCTGCGGACCCGACTGTCGCGAAGTttgcccagaagaagaatgaatggcTGCGGACGCAACGGAACCGGTTCggcgagaagagaaagggtGGATTTGTCGAAACACAAAAGGCTGATATGCCCCCGGAGCATCTGCGAAAGATTGTTCGGGACATTGGCGATGTGTCGCAAAAGAAGTTCAGCAATGAGAAGCGCAGCTACCTCGGTGCGCTTAAGTTCATGCCCCATGCTGTGTTGAAGTTGCTGGAGAACATGCCCATGCCTTGGGAATCGGCTAGGGAAGTGAAGGTATTGTATCATGTTAATGGTTGCCTTACCTTGGTCAATGAGACTCCTCGTGTCATTGAGCCCGTGTTTCACGCTCAATGGGCTACCATGTGGGTGTGCATGCGGCGAGAGAAGAGTGATCGCAGACACTTCAAGAGAATGCGCTTTCCTCCtttcgacgacgaagaaCCTCCGCTATCGTGGTCGGAAAACATTGAAGATGTGGAGCCGTTGGAACCTATTCAGATGGAGCTTGATGAGTCGGAGGATGCTCCTGTCTATGAGTGGTTCTATGATCACCGGCCTCTGCTGGATACTCCCCATGTTAATGGGCCGAGCTACAAGAGCTGGAACTTGACACTTCCGCAGATGGCCACTCTGTATCGACTAAGTCATCAGCTCCTGAGTGACGTCGTCGATCAGAACTACTTCCATATGTTTGACTTGAACAGTTTCTTCACCGCCAAGGCACTGAATGTCGCTATCCCTGGTGGTCCTCGCTTCGAGCCTCTGTACAAGGATATCGATCCCAATGACGAGGACTTCAGCGAATTCAACGCCATCGACCGTATCATCTTCCGCGCCCCTATCCGCACGGAATACCGCGTCGCCTACCCCTTCCTGTACAATACTCTCCCGAGAAGCGTAAAGGTTTCTTGGTACTCTCACCCTCAAGTTGTATATGTCCGCACCGACGATCCTAATCTCCCCGCCTTCTACTTCGACCCCGTCATCAACCCTATCTCCTCCCGGTCCGTCGCGCCGAAGAATATCACTGTCAGCCATGAAGATGAGATCTTTGGTGAAGGAAACAACGAGGACGACTTCGAGCTCCCTGGCGACTTCGAGCCGTTCTTCTCCGATGAGGAACTGTATACACCCGATACCGCGTCCGCCATTGCCCTCTGGTGGGCCCCTCATCCCTTCAACAAGCGCTCTGGCAAGATGGTGCGCGCCCAGGATGTTCCCCTCGTGAAGCAGTGGTATCTGGAGCATTGCCCGCAGGGCCAGCCTGTCAAGGTTCGCGTCTCATACCAGAAGCTGCTTAAGACATTCGTCCTCAATGAGCTgcacaagaagaagcccaaggccCAGAACAAGCAGAATCTGTTGAAGACTTTGAAGTCGACCAAGTTCTTCCAGCAGACGACGATCGATTGGGTTGAAGCAGGTCTGCAAGTTTGCCGCCAAGGTTTCAACATGCTCAACTTGTTGATCCACCGCAAGAACTTGACCTACCTCCACCTTGACTACAACTTCAACTTGAAGCCCGTCAAGACTTTGACCACTAAGGAGCGAAAGAAGTCTCGTTTCGGTAACGCTTTCCACTTGATGAGAGAAATCCTTCGTCTCACCAAGTTGATCGTCGACGCCCAGGTGCAATATCGGTTGGGTAACATCGATGCCTTCCAGCTGGCTGACGGCATCCTGTATGCTTTCAACCACGTCGGACAGCTTACTGGTATGTACCGTTACAAGTACAAGTTGATGCACCAGATTCGTTCTTGCAAGGACCTCAAGCATTTGATCTACTACCGCTTCAACTCGGGACCTGTGGGTAAGGGTCCTGGATGCGGTTTCTGGGCTCCGGCCTGGCGTGTTTGGCTCTTCTTCATGCGTGGTATCATCCCTCTGCTCGAGAGATGGCTCGGAAACCTGCTGTCCCGTCAGTTCGAGGGTCGCCACAGCAAGGGTGTTGCCAAGACTGTCACCAAGCAGCGTGTGGAGTCTCACTTCGATCTTGAACTCCGTGCATCTGTCATGGCGGATCTCATGGACATGATGCCCGAGGGTATCAAGCAGAACAAGGTCAACACTGTCCTCCAACATCTGTCGGAGGCATGGAGATGCTGGAAGAGTAACATTCCTTGGAAGGTTCCTGGCCTTCCGGCGCCCATTGAGAATATCATTCTCCGTTACGTCAAGAGCAAGGCCGACTGGTGGATTTCCGTCGCTCACTACAACCGTGAACGTATCCGTCGTGGTGCCACCGTCGATAAGACAGTTGCGAAGAAGAACCTTGGTCGACTCACCCGGTTGTGGCTCAAGGCTGAGCAAGAGCGTCAACACAACTACCTTAAGGATGGTCCCTACGTGTCGTCCGAGGAAGCTGTGGCCATCTACACAACTATGGTCCACTGGCTTGAGTCTCGCAAGTTCTCTCCGATCCCCTTCCCTAGTGTTTCTTACAAGCATGACACCAAGATCCTGATCCTTGCTCTGGAGCGTCTGCGTGAATCCTACTCCGTCAAGGGCAGACTCAACCAGAGTCAGCGTGAGGAGCTCGCTCTCATTGAACAGGCGTACGATTCTCCTGGAACGACCCTAGCCAGAATCAAGCGTTTCCTTTTGACTCAGCGAGCCTTCAAGGAGGTCGGCATCGATATGAACGACAATTACAGCCATATCAACCCCGTGTACGACGTGGAGCCCATCGAAAAGATTACCGACGCCTACCTCGACCAGTACCTGTGGTACCAGGCAGAGCAGCGCCACTTGTTCCCCGCTTGGATCAAGCCGTCGGATTCTGAAGTTCCCCCCTTGTTGACTTACAAGTGGGCTCAGGGTATCAACAACTTGGACAATGTCTGGGAGACTGCCGATGGCGAGACGAACGTTATGATCGAGACCGAGCTGTCGAAGGTCTATGAGAAGATGGATCTTACTCTGTTGAACCGCATGCTTCGCCTTATCATGGACCACAACTTGGCTGACTACATCACTTCCAAGAACAACGTTCAGCTCAGCTACAAGGATATGAACCATACCAACAGCTACGGTTTGATTCGCGGTCTGCAGTTCTCCGGCTTCGTTTTCCAGTACTATGGCCTGATGATCGATTTGCTGCTCCTCGGTCTGCAGAGAGCTAGTGAAATGGCTGGACCCCCTGCAAGCCCCAACGACTTTTTGCAGTTCAGAGACCGTGCTACTGAGACGAAGCACCCTATTCGTCTGTACACGCGTTACGTTGACAAGATCTGGGTCTTCCTTCGATTCTCTGCCGATGAGTCTCGAGACTTGATTCAGCGCTTCTTGACTGAGAACCCCGATCCCAACTTCGAAAATGTCATCGGgtacaagaacaagaaatgcTGGCCTCGTGATTGCCGCATGCGTTTGATGCGTCATGATGTCAACTTGGGTCGCGCTGTATTCTGGGATCTGAAGAATCGCCTGCCGAggtccatcaccaccatcgaaTGGGACGACACTTTCGCCAGTGTTTACAGCAAGGACAACCCGAACCTTCTGTTCTCTATGTCCGGATTCGAAGTCCGCATTCTTCCTAAGTGCCGCAATCAAAATGAGGAGTTCTCGGTGAAGGACAGCGTTTGGTCTCTGGTCGATAACTCGACTAAGGAGCGCACAGCTCATGCTTTCCTCCAGGTCACGGAGGAGGATATCCAGAAGTTCAACAACCGGATTCGTCAGATTCTCATGTCGTCCGGTTCGACGACTTTCACTAAGATTGCAAACAAGTGGAACACGGCTTTGATCGCACTTTTCACCTACTACCGTGAAGCTGCTGTATCCACTGTCAACCTTCTGGATACGATCGTCAAGTGCGAAACCAAGATTCAGACCCGTGTCAAGATTGGTCTGAACTCCAAGATGCCTTCGCGTTTCCCTCCCGCCGTTTTCTACACTCCCAAGGAACTGGGAGGTCTGGGTATGATCTCTGGATCCCACATTCTCATCCCGGCTAGCGACAAGCGGTGGTCCAAGCAAACGGATACCGGCATCACCCACTTCCGTGCGGGTATGTCACATGACGAAGAGACCCTGATCCCGAACATCTTCCGGTACATCATCCCCTGGGAAGCCGAGTTCATTGACTCCCAGAGAGTGTGGATGGAGTATTCGCAGAAGCGGCAGGAGGCTCAGCAGCAGAACCGCCGTTTGACGTTGGAGGACCTGGAGGACAGCTGGGACCGTGGTCTTCCCCGTATCAACACCCTGTTCCAGAAGGATCGCAGTACGCTCAGCTTCGACAAGGGTTTCCGTCTTCGCGCTGAATTCAAGCAATACCAGCTGATGAAGAGCAACCCGTTCTGGTGGACTAGTCAGAGACATGACGGAAAACTGTGGAATTTGAACGCTTACCGTACCGACGTCATCCAGGCCCTTGGTGGTGTCGAAACCATTCTTGAGCACACCCTCTTCAAGGCAACTGCCTTCCCATCATGGGAGGGTCTCTTCTGGGAGCGGGCGAGTGGCTTCGAGGAATCGATGAAGTTTAAGAAGCTCACGAATGCCCAAAGATCCGGTTTGAACCAGATCCCGAACCGTCGGTTCACTTTGTGGTGGTCTCCTACCATCAACCGTGCCAATGTATACGTTGGTTTCCAAGTCCAGCTGGATCTTACCGGTATTTTCTTACACGGTAAAATCCCGACCCTGAAGATTTCGTTGATTCAGATCTTCCGTGCCCACTTGTGGCAGAAGATTCACGAGTCCGTCGTTATGGATCTGTGCCAAGTCTTCGATCAGGAGCTTCAGCAGCTGGGTATTGAGACAGTCCAGAAGGAGACCATCCATCCTCGTAAGTCTTACAAGATGAACAGCTCTTGCGCCGACATTTTGCTTTTCGCAACGAACAAGTGGAATGTCACGCGTCCTTCCTTGCTCTTCGATACCAAGGACGTTTATGAGCCAACCACGACAAACAAGTTCTGGCTTGACGTGCAGTTGAGATATGGTGATTATGACTCCCACGACATCGAGAGATATGTTCGTGCCAAGTATCTCGACTACACCACCGACAGCATGAGTATCTACCCTTCGGCTACCGGTTTGATGATTGGCATTGATCTCGCGTACAACCTGTACTCGGCATATGGTCAGTACTTCCCTGGTCTGAAGACCCTGATCCAGCAGGCTATGGCCAAGATCATGAAGGCGAACCCTGCCTTGTATGTCTTGAGAGAACGTATCAGGAAGGGTCTGCAGCTCTATGCTTCGGAAAGCAACCAGGAATTCCTGAACTCCCAGAACTATTCTGAGCTCTTCAGTCCTCAGATCCAGCTATTCATTGACGATACCAATGTCTACCGTGTCACCATCCACAAGACCTTCGAAGGTAACCTGACGACCAAGCCCATCAACGGTGCTATCTTTATCTTCAATCCCAGAACCGGACAGCTGTTTTTGAAGATCATTCACACAAGTGTCTGGGCTGGACAGAAGCGTCTGGGTCAATTGGCCAAGTGGaagacagcagaagaagtggcGGCTCTCATCCGATCCTTACCTGTAGAGGAGCAGCCGAAGCAGCTGATTGTCACCCGTAAGGGTCTGTTGGATCCTTTGGAAGTCCACCTGCTTGACTTCCCTAACATTTCCATCCGAGCTTCCGAGCTTCAGCTTCCTTTCCAGGCCGCGATGAAGGTTGAGAAGCTTGCGGATATGATTCTCCGGGCAACGGAGCCTCAGATGGTTCTCTTCAACCTTTACGATGAGTGGCTGAAATCAATCTCACCTTACATTGCCTTCTCTCGTTTGATTCTCATTCTGAGAGCTCTCCACGTCAACATTGATAAGGCGAAGATTATCCTCAGACCTGACAAGAGTGTCATAACCCAAGAGCATCATATCTGGCCTTCATTGTCGGATGAGGATTGGATGAAGGTTGAAGTGCAATTGCGTGACTTGATTCTGAACGACTacggcaagaagaacaatGTCAACGTTCAGAGTCTGACGAGTAGTGAAGTTCGGGATATCATCCTCGGTATGGAGATCAGTGCTCCTTCACTTCAACGTCAGCAGGCCGCGGAGatcgagaagcagcaggaagagcagaagcagctcaCGGCTGTTACGACGAAGACACAGAACGTCCGTGGTGAGGATATCATCGTCACTACCACGTCTCAGTACGAGCAGCAATCGTTTGCTTCCAAGACTGAGTGGCGCACACGGGCAATCGCGACGTCCAACCTTCGTACGAGGTCTAACAACATCTACATCTCGTCGGATGACGTCCGGGAGGAGGGATACACCTACATCATGCCGAAGAACGTCCTCAAGCGCTTCATCACGATTGCAGATCTGCGTGTGCAAGTTGCCGGGTACCTGTACGGTACCTCCCCTCCTGATAACGACCAAGTGAAGGAAATCCGCACCATTGTCATGATCCCCCAGGTGGGCAATACGCGTGAGGTGCAGTTGCCACAGCAGCTGCCCCAGCACGATTATCTCAACAACCTCGAACCTCTGGGTGTTATCCACACCATCTCTGGAAACGAGCCCCCTTACATGTCGGCCATGGATGTTACACAGCATGCTCGTTTGATGAACGCCCACTCCTCCTGGGACAAGAAGACGGTTACCATGACAGTGTCTTTCACCCCTGGATCCGTGTCACTTGCGGCCTGGGGTCTCACGCCCCAAGGCTACAAGTGGGGAGCAGAGAATCGTGATACCACGTCTGATCAACCCCAAGGATTCTCGACCAGCATGGGCGAGAAGTGCCAGCTGTTGCTCAGTGACAAGATCCGCGGATACTTCCTGGTGCCGGAAGACAACGTCTGGAATTACAGCTTCATGGGCAGCTCCTTCGGTGGAGTGGAGAAGCGGCCGGTGTACGTGAAGATCGACACCCCTCTGAGATTCTACGATGAACAACATCGTCCATTGCACTTCCAGAACTTTGCGGAACTGGAAGATATTTGGGTTGACCGTTCTGATAACTTTGCGTGA